In one Komagataeibacter sp. FNDCR2 genomic region, the following are encoded:
- a CDS encoding NAD-dependent deacylase, whose translation MRRIVVLTGAGISQESGLQTFRGADGLWNNEHIEHICTPQGFRRDPLRVDRFYNDLRARLPAAQPNAAHLALAAVEQAARSGRWQGQLTIVTQNIDDLHERAGSQDVIHMHGELLRLRCTRCGMTPVWRTDCYPDTPCPACHAPTLRPDIVWFGEMPYHMDIIEKRLAECDLFVAIGTSGVVYPAAGFVDSVAAHADTMLFNLEAPSGPAPFDQTILGPATHTVPAWTRDLLEG comes from the coding sequence GGAGCAGGCATCAGCCAGGAATCCGGCCTGCAGACCTTTCGCGGGGCGGACGGGCTGTGGAACAATGAGCATATCGAGCATATCTGCACGCCACAGGGCTTCAGGCGGGATCCGCTGCGGGTGGACCGTTTCTATAACGACCTGCGGGCCAGATTACCCGCCGCGCAGCCCAATGCCGCCCATCTGGCGCTGGCGGCGGTGGAACAGGCCGCGCGTAGCGGCCGGTGGCAGGGGCAGCTCACCATCGTCACCCAGAATATAGATGACCTGCATGAGCGCGCGGGCAGTCAGGATGTCATCCATATGCATGGCGAACTGCTGCGGCTGCGCTGCACCCGGTGCGGCATGACGCCCGTATGGCGGACCGACTGTTACCCCGATACGCCCTGCCCCGCCTGCCATGCGCCCACGCTGCGGCCTGACATCGTATGGTTTGGGGAAATGCCCTATCATATGGATATTATTGAGAAACGGCTGGCGGAATGCGACCTGTTCGTCGCCATCGGCACTTCAGGCGTTGTCTATCCTGCGGCGGGATTTGTGGACAGCGTGGCCGCTCACGCGGATACGATGCTGTTCAATCTTGAAGCCCCCTCCGGCCCGGCCCCCTTCGACCAGACCATTCTCGGCCCCGCGACGCATACGGTACCTGCCTGGACCCGCGACCTGCTGGAGGGGTAG
- a CDS encoding uracil-DNA glycosylase family protein, with amino-acid sequence MAETLEDLLNAIRDCRTCAMHLPLGPRPVVHISRTARLLIASQAPGTRVHETGQSFNDASGDRLRAWMGIDRATFYDTTRIALVPMGLCYPGRLPQGGDCPPRPECAPQWRERIMAQMPDIELTLVVGSYAQKHILGAGQVARRCLDFRHYLPRYFPLPHPSWRTGAWERRTPQFGQDVLPALRACVRAVLAGQPVPKIPPANAP; translated from the coding sequence ATGGCCGAAACGCTTGAAGACCTGCTCAACGCCATTCGTGACTGCCGGACCTGTGCGATGCATCTGCCGCTGGGGCCGCGCCCGGTCGTGCATATTTCCCGCACCGCACGGCTGCTGATTGCAAGCCAGGCGCCCGGTACGCGGGTGCATGAAACCGGACAGTCCTTTAACGATGCCTCCGGCGACAGGCTGCGGGCGTGGATGGGCATAGACCGGGCCACTTTTTACGATACGACCCGCATTGCACTGGTGCCCATGGGGCTGTGCTATCCCGGGCGTCTGCCCCAGGGTGGAGACTGCCCGCCCCGCCCGGAATGCGCACCGCAGTGGCGTGAACGGATCATGGCGCAGATGCCCGATATAGAACTGACCCTGGTGGTGGGATCCTATGCCCAGAAACATATTCTGGGGGCGGGGCAGGTGGCCCGGCGCTGCCTTGATTTCCGGCATTACCTGCCCCGTTATTTCCCGCTCCCCCATCCGTCATGGCGCACCGGGGCATGGGAACGGCGCACACCGCAATTCGGCCAGGACGTGCTGCCGGCCCTGCGCGCCTGCGTCCGGGCCGTGCTGGCCGGGCAACCCGTGCCGAAAATCCCACCCGCCAATGCGCCGTGA
- a CDS encoding lysylphosphatidylglycerol synthase domain-containing protein, with the protein MAPRDTGGKPDGTPPPGRRGILRHLPHILGLLLLLAAIVVVQREVRHLHWHDISQALAAIPATTLWAGAGFTLLSYLVLSFYDWLAVRQVGCALSFRRTAFAAFCSYVLSHNLGFSAISGAAVRFRLYGNWGLRPFQVAQIIAFCSATYLLGAAVLIGSVLVLEPATVPFIGQELPTVLMRLVGMVMWGGVIAYVVMGRYVNEIRVWRWRITFPSSAMAVMQTTVAALEVAVTAAIAYTFVPSAPGLDYGTFLAIYIASYTAGLVASVPGGLGVFDGTMMLALSAYLPATRIVTAILVFRLFYYIVPLFVAGIMFASHELFLRGDAALSRKVGARRPLRGPRTDRPSQVIRESEADFSVAVATGAVSLCGALLLALTLLDPEGWLNAGRLQPVFVMMGDYLLSLIGVVLIGLGIGLSQRVTLAWKVTITLLSVACGLTLLRGSPLVVPGLLMLVCILVAPFRGSYYRHARILSEPLSFQTIVSIVLLIGSIVILMLAGPHDSVGGSWWEIMLFASRPGITQWTLGLAVMLGLTMIVRLVRPGRIHVLPWDATTQAQYCALDHALEGIGQGTPVPSGLIQGARREALLPFVRIGSYLVGLGDPAGEADDCTSAIWWLRDLAVQEGRRPVFWHVGTTLLPVYNELGLTSWPLTAEEDSASSSFLCAAATDLPRVRPLMRDAFPLTGQTDC; encoded by the coding sequence ATGGCCCCGCGCGATACGGGTGGGAAGCCTGATGGAACGCCCCCCCCGGGCAGGCGGGGAATACTGCGTCACCTGCCCCACATACTGGGCCTGCTGCTGCTGCTGGCCGCCATCGTGGTGGTCCAGCGCGAAGTGCGGCACCTGCACTGGCATGACATAAGCCAGGCGCTGGCCGCCATTCCGGCGACGACACTGTGGGCGGGGGCGGGTTTTACGCTGCTGTCCTATCTCGTCCTGTCGTTTTATGACTGGCTGGCCGTGCGGCAGGTGGGGTGCGCGCTCTCGTTCCGGCGTACGGCGTTCGCGGCGTTCTGTTCCTATGTCCTGTCGCATAATCTGGGGTTTTCGGCCATTTCCGGGGCGGCAGTGCGCTTCAGGCTGTATGGCAACTGGGGCCTGAGACCGTTTCAGGTTGCCCAGATCATTGCCTTCTGCTCGGCCACCTACCTGCTGGGGGCGGCGGTCCTGATCGGCAGCGTGCTGGTGCTGGAACCGGCCACGGTGCCCTTCATCGGGCAGGAACTGCCCACCGTGCTCATGCGGCTGGTGGGCATGGTGATGTGGGGCGGGGTGATCGCCTATGTCGTCATGGGGCGCTATGTCAACGAGATCAGGGTCTGGCGATGGCGGATAACCTTCCCGTCCTCCGCCATGGCGGTGATGCAGACAACGGTCGCGGCGCTGGAAGTCGCGGTGACGGCGGCGATCGCCTATACCTTCGTGCCATCGGCGCCGGGGCTGGATTACGGTACGTTCCTTGCCATCTACATCGCGTCCTACACGGCGGGGCTGGTGGCCAGCGTGCCCGGGGGGCTCGGGGTTTTTGACGGCACGATGATGCTTGCGCTCAGTGCGTACCTGCCCGCCACGCGCATCGTGACCGCCATTCTGGTCTTCCGCCTGTTCTACTATATCGTTCCCCTGTTCGTGGCGGGCATCATGTTCGCCTCGCATGAACTGTTCCTGCGCGGGGATGCCGCCCTTTCGCGCAAGGTCGGTGCGCGCCGTCCGCTGCGGGGGCCGCGCACGGACCGCCCCAGTCAGGTCATTCGCGAAAGCGAGGCCGATTTTTCCGTGGCCGTGGCGACGGGCGCCGTCTCCCTGTGCGGCGCGCTCCTTCTGGCGCTGACCCTGCTTGACCCGGAAGGGTGGCTGAACGCGGGCAGGCTTCAGCCTGTTTTTGTCATGATGGGGGATTACCTGCTCTCCCTTATCGGGGTGGTGCTGATCGGGCTGGGCATTGGCCTGTCGCAGCGGGTGACGCTGGCATGGAAGGTCACGATCACCCTGCTGTCGGTCGCCTGTGGCCTGACGCTGCTGCGTGGGTCGCCCCTCGTGGTGCCGGGCCTGCTCATGCTGGTCTGTATTCTCGTCGCCCCGTTCCGTGGATCCTATTACCGCCATGCCCGGATCCTGAGCGAACCGCTGTCTTTCCAGACCATCGTGTCCATCGTGCTGCTGATCGGCTCCATCGTGATCCTGATGCTGGCTGGCCCGCATGATTCGGTGGGCGGGAGCTGGTGGGAGATCATGCTGTTTGCCTCCCGCCCCGGTATCACGCAGTGGACGCTCGGGCTGGCGGTCATGCTGGGCCTGACCATGATTGTGCGTCTGGTCCGGCCGGGGCGCATTCACGTCCTGCCCTGGGATGCCACGACGCAGGCCCAGTATTGCGCCCTCGATCATGCGCTGGAGGGGATAGGGCAGGGTACGCCGGTGCCGTCGGGGCTGATACAGGGCGCGCGGCGGGAGGCGCTGCTGCCGTTCGTGCGGATCGGGTCCTATCTTGTGGGGCTGGGTGACCCGGCGGGTGAGGCTGATGACTGTACATCCGCCATATGGTGGCTGCGCGACCTTGCGGTGCAGGAGGGGCGTCGCCCGGTATTCTGGCACGTGGGCACGACATTGCTGCCGGTTTATAATGAACTCGGGCTGACATCCTGGCCGCTGACGGCCGAGGAAGACTCGGCTTCCTCCAGTTTCCTATGTGCCGCGGCCACGGATCTGCCCCGGGTCAGGCCGCTCATGCGCGATGCCTTTCCCCTGACAGGGCAGACTGACTGCTGA